The DNA sequence aaaaagtttttctcctattttctttccattcattttctctttatccaaacaacacacaaaaaaaatctacttttcctctcattttcttttcttctattttctttctttctattttctattttgcATCCAAACAATGCCTTAGAGCATCCAAATCCTTTTTTTACTATTACATGCTGGGtagaatttaataaaattgctGGTTTCctaaaattttcttaaaatatatattaaaaataaattaaacaaaatacatatatatatatatatatatatatataataactaatttgatagttcatttttttcatttgtataaataaataaaatattaaattaaagttTGTAAATAAAAAGATAGTGTGTCAGCTAATTTTCATGTGAGTTTTATCAAGTTAAGCATAGTTAATCGAATTTTTAacgataataaaaaaatatataaaaaaaaggtcATGCAAAGCAGCAAGGAAAACTGGGAAAGTAACAAGAAACAAACTAGTAAGCAACTACCATTCAAAGGAGGAGATTGGGCATACTATACGGAAACACTGAATACCTTACCTCACTCCAAAGTTATCTATCGCTATCACCATTTCACTTTcagtttttactttttagtgGGACAGAGATTCTTATCAGGTGCGACGCATCCCCACAGTAATCTAACATTCTTAACTCTTAACCTTCACGTTACCGTCACAAGCTTCGTATATATATAAACTCCAAATTCGCATGCATTGCTTCTTCACTTCCTCGCACTTTATTTTCAGTATGGAACGAACAAcactctttctcttctctctcttcgcTCTCCTCTTTTTGTTTCTATCTCCGATATCGTCGGAGGAGGACGGTGGTGCTGACGACGCCTTAATCCGCCAGGTGGTTGGTGACGGCGACGGCGACGGCGACGCGCATTTGTTGGGAGCGGAGCATCACTTCGCCGCCTTCAAGCGGAGATTCGGGAAGGTGTATTCTACGCTGGAGGAGCACGATTACAGGTTCGCGGTGTTCAAGGCTAACATGCACCGCGCGAGAAGACACCAGAGGATGGACCCTTCGGCCGTTCATGGCGTCACGCGGTTCTCTGACATGACGGAATCTGAGTTCAGGAAGAACGTTTTGGGGCTGAGAGGGGTTAGGTTGCCATCTGATGCAAACAAAGCTCCTATTCTGCCAACCGCAGATCTTCCCTCCGATTTTGATTGGAGAGATCATGGAGCTGTTACCCCTGTCAAAAATCAGGTTCCTTCTTTTCTGTTATTATCTTCTTTTGGACATTAAATTGGTTTCATTATATATTTAGATATTGATTTAGTTGTTAGATTGATGGTAAATTGGTAATATATTATGTAACATAGGATTGCTGTGAGAAAAAGTCTATACTTGATACCTTCGCTTATATTGAAATGTTAACtgttgttgttcttgttgtGGGGGGTTTAGGGTTCTTGTGGATCGTGTTGGAGTTTCAGCGCAACTGGGGCACTGGAAGGTGCTCATTATCTAGCTACCGGGGAACTTGTTAGTCTCAGTGAACAGCAGCTAGTTGATTGCGATCATGAGGTTTGTGGTTTAAGACGCAATTCTTATCGTTATGTGGATACTAACTGGTTAATTTCTAAAGAGGTTTAACTTTTATGAATATCCACTTAAATGAATGGTTATGGTAGTTTAGGTAACATTTAGATTTAGCATATACTGATGATCACTTACAAAGTCATGAGAGATTACAGAATAATATTTAAACGAATTGGATGCTTAGATTAGTAATTGATACCGaatttcatatatattttttatctatagCAGCTTTTTATTGCATAGCTTGTCTAAACTTGGATATACTCCTCCGTGCAGTGCGACCCAGATCAACCAGGTTCTTGTGACAAAGGGTGCAATGGTGGATTGATGAACAGCGCTTTTGAATACATCCTTAAATCCGGtgggatcatgagagaggaagACTATCCTTATAAGGGTAGTGATCGTGGAACCTGCAAATTCAACAAGACAATGATAGCAGCATCAGTAGCAAACTTCAGTGTAGTTTCACTTGATGAAGACCAGATTGCTGCCAATCTTGTCAAAAATGGCCCTCTTGCAGGTGATTACTACTTACTACTAGTTACAATTTTCTTTGAACAACTTTTGTTTGACAGTGGTTAACAGTGGCTAACATGTTGCAACTCTATGCTGAACTATGCAGTGGCTATAAATGCTGTATTTATGCAGACATATATTGGAGGGGTTTCATGCCCATACATATGTTCAAAGAGGTTGGATCATGGGGTGTTACTGGTGGGATATGGCTCTGGAGGCTATTCTCTGATTCGGATGAAGGAGAAACCATATTGGATCATCAAGAATTCATGGGGAGAAAATTGGGGAGAAAATGGATACTACAAGATTTGCCGTGGACGGAATATCTGTGGGGTGGACTCCTTGGTTTCAACTGTGGCAGCTGTTCATACCACTGCTCATTAGGATGTTAACCTTGTCATTTGTCTGTACATAAACTCTGGTCTTTATTTGCTGTTTCTTTGTTTCAGCCTTAGGACATGCATCATTGCCCGCATTTTAAAGTGGTGCTAGAAGTGCTATTTACTTTTTAAGATGTGCAATCTGATAAACAGTTTCTGGAAAACTCTTTCATGAACAATTAATTGGATACTTATTTTCCTTTGTAATGACAAATTGCAAATTAACAACGGGGTTTTGTGCTTTACTTGGTGTTTGAATTAAACAAAATGATCAAAATTGTTTTCTTCAATCAAATTCGGAACATTTTAAAGAGCAATCACTATCGAGTAGTTGCTCCATTTGCTCATTTTAGTTGAACAAATTAACTTATAAACTCGGATCTAAGTCTAACCAAGCGAACATAATATCTTGCGAACCATATATATTTTGCGAACAGATGAGTGATTTGAAAGTGAAGATCTTAGTCATTAACCCTGGCCACTCCCTTTGATTCAATTTTCTAAACGCATTATAAAGCCCCTCTCATATTTAATGGTAGATCTATGTTAAAAGTAAAATGCAAATTATACATTTATAATGTTAATGATGATTGTATATTGACTGTACCATTGAGATTACCGCCCCGGGGATGTTTTACTGATTGTAAAGTTTACGAAGCTCGTTCATCACGCCAAGCAAAATGTTAAATACAAGTGCACTTGGGAACCCAACAGTAATAGATTCTTGATTCTAATAAATCATTTGCCACATGCTTCAAATAAGATGTCAACATAAGGCTACTTGTTTTGGGGACAAAAAAATGTAATAGACATCAATATGTCatgataaaattattattacagCCACGCCTGCCTAGCTCATCAACGTTGCTCCCCCTAATGAGGACAATTTATTCCCCTCACTCACTGGCATAAATAAGATACGAAATggtgtttgaatgaaaaaagcTACCAGGATTTCCACCATATACAATGCCGCATTTACCAGTCACTGACTATAGTCACAGCAAATGAAAGAATCAATACAGGTCCAAAGCAATATTACTCCCACGTTCATATATATGATTTTAAAGCATCACTCCTCCTCTTCATCTAGCAATGCAAACGAGAAGGGGTGGAACTTGTATCCATCACCCTCATAGAATTTGTTTTGGAACTCCACCCAATGAAGCCTTAGAGCATGTAAAAAGGCACTCAGGGTTTCCATGACGAGTAATACTCCGACAGTAGCAAATACGAAGACAACGATACCCACTATCAGGATAATCACATTATTGTACCTGTAACATCAGAGAGCAATTGCCAGTCATTGTCGACATCAGTATCATCACTCCAAGTCTCCAACCCAAAGTAATCGTCTCATTACACAccaataagaaataaaaattcataaacTACATACCCCCATGCCAGAACTAGAACTTTCTCATAGAATACACTTGATAACTCTGAATGGGCAAGACTGGACACAAAGGAGGAAAACATTAGTTAATGCATCACTATAGTTTCATATacgtatatataaatatatctaAAGAAGATGCATAAATAGTAAATGCATCATACAAAGTTCCAACCATATAGCTTGTAGAAGTGAGCATTATTAATAGAACAAAAGCCTAAGTTACTAGTCATAAAAACAGCTATATGTTATGCTAGAGCACATTGGATAGTGTATGATTGTTAAGAGAAATCTTATATGATGGAGAGATACCTAAGGGCCCATAGACGAAGGTAAGAAGCTGTGTTAGAGACTGCTCCAAGTACAAACTCTATGGTGTGTATAAGTTGATGCACAAAGACTTCACTGAACTCAAACTCTTCATGACCATGAGAATCATGATTTGACTCCACTTGCAAGCTCTCCTCTGTGGTTTGAAGTGCTGTATATGATTCATCCCCATGCCTCTGAAGTAACAAAACTATTTGAGTCAGAACAAAGGTAAAAGTTCGATGTGTAAAAAGAGAAGAGGCCTTATTCAAAAatcagcatacagcttggtgTTGAATCTTCAAAATAAATGGTTTTGGGAGCAGCATCCAGGGCACAGCAACAAGAGCCAGAAGCAAAAGCGTCATCTGGCAGAAATGGAACAAAGAATATAAGTGTTGTTCATAGACAAAGACAGGGTTTTCAAGAGAACAAGGGTTTGGAAGCTAAACAACCTGCAAATATTTCTGACCAACAAAGAGTTGGTTTTCACCCAAATCATCTGCTGGACTCAGGAACATGTAGATCATTATATGGTATAAATCAGCCTGAGAACCAGTGCACCACTTCACAATAATAAGCAGGGAGAGATAGCCAAATAAAGCGTTGAGAAATATCATCTGGGGAATAAATTGGAACCTGAGAGTAAAATGGTGaaataacaaaattatattCACTTTAAATTAATGAGCAAGTTCATGAGATAGAAAGATATTTATTAATCTGATTGCATATGCAAAGAATTGTTGAATAGTTTATAGGAATTATATGTTAAAGAATACCATACGACTACCCAAAACAAATGTTCACATTCAAATATATATTAACATACCAGACATTTACATTGTTCCGAAAGAATAGGGCATTGCAATAGCTCATAATAATTCCAAGATTCATTTGAGCGACCCCAAGAAGAATtgacattttcattttcaatGAGTTTAGGAATGGTAATTCACTTCTGGTACCATGCCATACAGGATCCACACCAAATGGGTAAGTGTGGCGCACTTTTACCAGGCCTGATGTCGTAGCATCACTGCATAAAGAATAGGGAAAAGATAAGAACATAAAAGATGGTGAGTAAATTCCTAAAAGAAAAATGCATAATGTTAAACATTGTGCACCAAAGATTTTAATTACCTGCAAGAAAGGTCATGGCATGCATAAGCAGAGGGACCAAAGAGTTCAAATGGGACAGAAAAGAACTCATTATAGATCAAACCAGTGTAGATTGAGAAGAGTGCCATCAACATAATAACATATCGACCTCCAAAAGTCATTTCGGTGATATCATCAAGCTTCTGTTTTTTAACCCAGACATTTCATGTGAGAATACTCATGAACAAATAAATTGAAATCTATTTATACTAACGGAACAAAAACAATGCACATCATCAAGCAAAGTTCATGGAAAATGGTAATGTCTGTCTGAAATGTTCTTAGTGTACATTAAATTTTAATGACTTTCCATCATCTATTAAACTGCAAAAATGAAATTGCTGAAAGTTGCTAATAAAGAAAAACTTTGCAACCAAAAGAACCAGCATTTGAATACACCTCGTTTAGAGAGGGTGAGGCCTGCCTCCTCCACTAACAAAGAATGTCAgctcaatttttcaaaaaataactGGAATGATATTTAGACAAGCTAGATAGCCAAATGTTTCATTAATGCCCTAGCAATACTAGCCCTGTACAATATGAACATAGATTACTAACAAGGCCAAAACATGTTTCTGCATTCAGCCATATAAGCTCACCATGCATAGCATAAGACAGGTAATCAGACATTTTACATAACGATGGAGAAAATATGTTTAACTATTCTTTCagaaaaatatgaatttttgtGCTATtttttcaaaggaaaaagtttcAGGTAAACTAAAAGACTACCTGGCTAGAAAGTTTCTTCTCCCTGATTATGAAATAAAGGGCTGCAAGTAGCAAACATATTCCATGACCCCAATCACCAAACATTACGGCAAAAAGAAATGGAAATGTAACTATAGTATACACAGTGGGATTCGCTTCCTGATACTTAGCAACCCTGCAATAGCACAAAATTCAATGCGCAAAGTATTGAGATATTGCAAAATCCACCAACTCCATTATTGTTTTGAACATTCAATATCAAGTTTGATCAGTTTGTTTTGAAACTATAGAActtcaaaaataaaatgtatTGAATTTTAACTTCTGCATTTGAACTGTTTAGATAATATCAACTTTAAACATTCACATTCTAATAATAAATCTAATCTGATCCAGGTGTCACTATGTCTATTAGAATTAATAGACTGAGGCTTGCTACTCTTTGACTATTTCAGTATTCTTCTGATGTATTTAACACAACCTAGTACGTCAATGCTATAGTTTTCAGGAGAACTGCAGGACAAATACtgattagaagaagaagaatagaagtaACAGAATGAGGCTTGCTActgagaagaagaaaaaggaagttTAAACTCATTATAGTGATAGTGCATAGATCCTATATTATCACCTTAGGAGAAAAAGGAAGTTTAAACTCATTCATGTATCGCCAATGAGCCTTGGCTCTAATGGCATTTCTTCCCCTCCCCACCTCAAAGGTCTAGGGTTCAAACCCTAGAGAATGCAATTGAGGAAAATGTGATAAAATGTGTGAGGAGTGTGTGGGTGTGTTGTGTACCTAGGATTGGGGGTTGTCCAATCCATTGAGGTACCTAGGATTGGGGGTTGTCCAATCCAccgaccaaaaaaaaataaaaaaaaaaaaaaactcattcATGTATCATAACTTCCAACTATAAATGTCATTTTGTTTGTATATTGATACTCTACAGAACATGCATACTACAAACCTATGATGATCATGCAATAAATATGTTTCACTTATTTTTATATGCTATCTATCCCTCCACACTCACAGGGATAACCGAACTAATGGATAATAATGGGAAGCAAAAAATTAGAGTGATGCTCACCCATATGAATCAATGATTCCTTGAAATGAAGACGTAACCTTGTTTGTGCGAAAGTATGTAGGTGGCATCTCCCTAGTTTGCAAAACTTGGAAAATAGTACCAACTTGAGAGTTAGAATCAATTGCTGCCCGCTCTAATGCATCTTGAATCTGAAAAACCACACCAGCATATTCCATAAATCAATTTTAGTAACCCACTAACCCTAAAGAAAATATTAACTCTGGGTAGACCAAATGAGATCCATGATGGAATCACAATAACAATTTACCTGCTTTGTTGCAAAAATAGGACTCCACCCTTCAGCCACAAGACATTTTTTCGTCACATCAAGGCTCAGCATGTTCAAGGTATGGTAAACAGATTTTTCCTTCCTCACCTTCATGAGTTGAGAAAAATATAATCAACAGAAAGTAATCAGTAACACCAATAGAAGAAAATACTTTTTGAATAATTGGAAGATGAACACTGGCACTCAACCAAATACTTATAAAGAAAGCTTTTCCAGACAGTtataaaaattcatttttattaTGTTGCATAACACAGAACATGGTTAAGTTCAATATTTAACATACCAAAAGGTTCCATTGCTCAAATTGGGCACCAATAGTCTGTAGCAAACTTCCCCGGTGCAGCGATCCAGCATCTATAGTAGTCTTCAATTCTGAAAGTCTTCCTGAAACCTGCAGGTAGGTTTGTTAAAACTTGTTCAGGCATAGAGCAAAGAAATTGCAACGTAGCTAATAAGCTGTACAATCAGATGACTGGCTTCTTTATCATCgaaaaaaactagaaaacagcTGAGCTAGGATAACGTCCGTCCGCTGGCAACTGTATGGATTAATTTCATTCTTGACTAGGtttttctcctcctttttttaatttgaatgaaTAAGAATAGAGTCAGAGCAATGGACTATGGACACCTGGTTAACTGATCTGCTGACACACAAATTGAAAATTCCAAATAACATGCTTATGTTAAAGTTGTGGTTTATATCACCAACCAATGCAATTACAAGTAAAGCACTCAACATAAGCATGTTTCTGGAAGACACCTTTGCGGGAAAATTTCTCAACTACGTTACAGTAATTACACAGATACAGACTTAAATACTCTGACTGATCCTTACAGAAAACATCTTGAACCAATCATTTTCTTGGATATTCAGGGGACACAAAAAGGCTACTGTTCACTACTACAAGAATATATTTTCATGTAATTTAAGCAACCAAAAACCAGCAGCAATCTGATGTCAAAGAATACTGCTAGATAACATCTCCCACTCCACCAATTAGGTAAAGACAGGCCAATCCAACCATTTCAGAGCAATCAATTTAAATTCACAAAAGCAAACCTCTTTAATCATTTGAGCTTGTTTTCCAAGTTCCTCAGCGAAAGGGTAACGATCAGCACCAAAGGCATCACATATTTTCAGAATCTtggcttttgctttttcaccaGCATAGAAGACAACAAAAACATTTTTCTCAATCTGCAGGTCAAAGTAGGTAAGTCACTATAAGATTATATTCCAATGAGCACAAAGCATATTTATGAACGATCCCTCAGCTATGAACAAAAAAGGTAACATACACATAGTTTCATGGATTTTATGTAAAGGGAAAAACATAAGCAAGACCTTTTCTCCAGAAACAGGATCTATGACAGGATCCTCAACAACAGCCTGCCTCAGAAACACATTGCCTCTAGTAGCACGAAATAAAATTCTCTCAAATGCCTGGGACTTCTCCCTGGGAACAAGGCCAGCTAAAAACCCCAACTTAACTGGCTTCCCTGAATCACCCAGCAATTCCTTTGCACAAAAAAACAGAGGAGGAGCAATAACCAATCCattagaaaaatgttattgtTGACATTAAATGAGAAAATAAGTTATATAAGAGCAGGTGAGAAATCTACTTGGTCCTGCAACAAAGGTGTTTCCATGGATTCCCCACTCAACTGGTGTGATTCATATTCTCTCTGTTGCTCTATGGCGCGGCTCTGAGCTGACTGGAAAAACTCACCAGCCTGAAAAGGGGAATAAATATTTACTGATTGATCTGGGATCAAGATTGATCATCTAAATataaagaatacaagaaaaatgAGAAGCTAATGCATTTTTCATATCTGGAAATAAGCAAATATATGTAACATCAAACAGCCCAGCAATCAGAAAAGTATTAAAAATGTTTATTGATCAAAATGAGATTTGAAATTGCTTCAATCAATACATACAAATGCAGACTGTACCACatcaaattataattattttgcAGATCTTAATGTTTTTCTATTTAACCTGCAGTAGCAAAAGCCTTGAAACATTATCAATTGTTTTTCCTTCCATCAAGCATATCCTACATTCATAATACTACACAGCAACTGCTTATATGTTATCTTCAGTAAATCAATTGAACAAAATGTTAAAATATCCTAAGTCATGAAGCAAGTCAATTTGCAAATATTTGGTTTTGCTCAACTTTAACACGGATCAGCTTTCTCGTTAAATGCTCTCTCTGCCGCAATTTTGATTATAAGCTTTTCAAAAAACAAGAATTAGACAATCCAAACATGTTCGATAGGTAAATCTGAAACTTTCATATATTCTAGTTTAACATTGATTTAAGATACCGATCCAATGCTATACTTTCATTTTCCCAAAAATTAAGGAACCAAATAATTTACTTCAGTTATTTTCACTAACTATGCATCTTAAAAGAGTATATAATGGTTGTTACAGGCCACTAAAATGCACAAGCAGGCTATATGTATGAGGAAGAAGATAACTAACATAGTTCCCTAGATTATGCAATGTGAATGTAAGACACAAAATAGTCTCCTTAAGAAGAAACAAAAAGGCACCTTCTGCAGCACGAGCTTATACTCCACAAGTTCATTGTAAGTGCGTTGCAACTTTTCACCATTTGCATTCATCTCAGTTAACTCTACTTCAATGTCTGTAAGTTTGACCTATTACAAGACATGGCAAGTGTtaacttattaaaaaataaaaaatatagaaagggGAAAACAACTTTATAAACAAAACATATTCACGTACATCAAGATCATCGATGTTCAGATCAACATGTCCTAAGGAATTTTTTGGAGAAACACCAGCCTTCAACATTTGCTCCTTGAAGAAACGCAACTTACGAGCCATCTCTCCACATCTTTTTATCTTGATAAGCACAAATAGTTATCCCGACAAATCCCAAAACATATAATCAATACTTCGATCCTTTGCTTGATAATCAAAACAATACGATAAAACTTTCAACATAAAGTCACAGCAGCACTTAATGAATGGTTGGCTTGGGTCAGGTGATTGCTAATTCATGTCCAAAGGGTTTTGTAGAGAAGCCAAATGGCAATGAAGAGAATGCCAGTTCAATAGGCCATAATTAACAACATCTTTTTAAACAACTATTGGGATTAACAATTTctcctttattattttttcttttttcatcaaCATTCACCACAAACAAAGCGTTTTCAGGAAGCAGTGGCTTAAGAAAGCAGCAAACAAACACACCTGAGTCGCATAAGTCCGCTGAAAAGGGCTCTTCTCTGCATTGAGCTGAAAGAAAAGATTCAAAAGAACACATTATGCTTCAATTTAGAGAAACTTAAAAACACGATTACTTAATTCACTGCTATCTACGATAGCAAATTTTACCCTAACTATTCTGCACAATCCTTTTAACTTgatcacacacacacacacacaaactGTTCAACCTTTATGTAAAAACTATGATCAATACCTACATTCCAGTTGCTAACGAATTCtgaagtaaaaaattttattcaaaaagaCTATGTTCGCCACTTAATTAGCTATAATTAAAGAAGCCTAGCAGGATACTGAAATCAAGTAATCTACCGAGTCTCACGAAAACGACAGAATCAGTTAAAAGGAATCAAGTGAGAAATAAGCGAATTGAGCACGATGAGAGTGAAGCAGAAGTCATTCTCAAACAGGAACTACAGCTTCCTCAGATCAACAAGCACGCGCAAATTATCTTTCAAATAACAATCGAAAACGAAGGAAAAACCTAATTATCAAAAGCAAGTAAACGAAAAGGCGATCAAAGAGAGAATTGAAGTGAGGAAGGGTTtatgaaagagagagagagagtacgGACATCTTTGAACTGAAGGAGGCCAAGGTCGCCGAGGTAGGAGACAGTGCGATGAGCGGATTCGATGGGAATGATGAGCTGAACAAGCTGCATCGGCTCCGAGCGGAACAGATCCATCGGAGGGCAACAACCACCGCCACTCGCCACCTCTCCCATTCTTCACCCTGCGACTGCGAAGCTTCAAGAAAAACCGATCTCAGTCACGCAATTATTGTTGTGACCCTCTCAGGACTCAGAGAGAGATTTTCACCTTCTTTCTACCTCTAACCCCTTCTCTCTCTATAATCAGCTAAGCTTCCTCCTACACGTTCCTTTCCTGGTTAAAACTTGTGATTGATTGATTGTGTaattttctcccctttttttaaaaaaaaaaaaatatttgtgttaAACTGGACCAACAAAATTGTATAAATAAGTCCGTAAAAAAGTGTATGATAATAATTGATATTAAAAGGTTGTGTCTATAACATCAATGAACTAACATTAAATTATCACTTAATCAATTTGATtgtattaaaataatcaaaatctTCAGTAACactaaaaataaactaataatgtATTTTTATGGTGTtgcaatatttttattataaatatgaatttatttaattgtattatttattaaattattgaatGTGAATTTAGTATCATTATATGTTTCCATATAGGTAGTTGATTTCTAATATTTATATAGCAtgattgtaattttttttatatgaaatagAGTATGTATGttttactatttttataaatcatagattttaaaaattttgaactAAATATAAAGGTTTAATCGAAAACAAACAATTGTAATTGagttatatcaaaatttttgttaaaaatctATCGACCAATATCAATAAATTAGGTATGACTTAAATATAAATgttcttaaaaataaaaaataaaaaataaaagataacttttttaaagaaaaattagggACCAACATAATAATTTTACctataaaaagaattaaaaatataattttgaaagGAGATGgaaattaacttttaaaattctCTCATCACATGAAAGACATCACAATCCAGAGCCCTGTTCATGGCACATGTCTACCATCTAAACcgttgaatttttaattaaactCTCAAGTCTCGTCCATGCAATCAAAACAGATTAAGTATTTCGATTTTCGAATATCAGAGGGTCTTGTTGTAACATCCACATTCAGACAACAAATTCGCTAAACCTAGCCTACTTAAACAACTGCTAAGGTAAAAAGCAGCTAAATTCATTTTGGTTTGGTTGACACATGAGCCACTAATTAATAGTCAATTGGGCTTTAATAAGAGAAATATTGCTGTTGCGAAACACTAACGATGGGACCAAAAATTTCTGCGGCTGTCACGGACAACGAAACTGCCTAGGCATTCGCAGTGAGACATTATGAAGTACGAGTATCCATTTGCTATCATTGGAACAACCGAACAACAAAACTCCAAGTAGACATTATGAAGTATGCAGGTCCTCTAATTCTACAAAAACACGGAAATAATGATATTCTTAGCACCAGGGCCATTAATTGTAGCCTTGTAGGTCTGTATCGGACTCACCATTCCACTTACAAGAAACTAATATTACTCAAGTTATATTAGGCCAAAAAAAAACCAGAATGAAATGATTGAAATCCACTAAATACATTTACAGGGTACCAAATAACTAATTAACCGCCTATATAAATAACATCTACCACAGGTGCAtgcatggataaacataaaatgaaaaatactaCCAAAAAAAGTGGTTACAATTAATGCAAGATAGTGTGGATTGTGGACATTGGACAATGTGCTTGTGACGACCAAGGTGAACACGTCAACCAGTAGGCCCCCTTAAATACCAAGAAAGGGACCACCGATACTTCTACCTTCATGATCTTTTAACGCTTTCACCATGCATGGTAACGAATCCTTCACTGGCGAGAGTAGCAACTGCATTCTTTAGCTGCATTATCAAGGATTATTAGACCCTATTAGTTCACTTATCGCTAGAGTCTAGAGATAGAACAAGCATAAACACATTTATTTCTGAAGGGCAGGGGGGAAGGGCACACTTACATCAGTAAGTTGAACTTCACTGCCAGTGCTCTGTTTTAACTCTTCCAATAGCTGTAGGATATTTGAACTCATAAGAGCGACGTTGCAGAATTGAGactaattatatttattctaGATACAT is a window from the Arachis stenosperma cultivar V10309 chromosome 3, arast.V10309.gnm1.PFL2, whole genome shotgun sequence genome containing:
- the LOC130968441 gene encoding V-type proton ATPase subunit a3, which produces MGEVASGGGCCPPMDLFRSEPMQLVQLIIPIESAHRTVSYLGDLGLLQFKDLNAEKSPFQRTYATQIKRCGEMARKLRFFKEQMLKAGVSPKNSLGHVDLNIDDLDVKLTDIEVELTEMNANGEKLQRTYNELVEYKLVLQKAGEFFQSAQSRAIEQQREYESHQLSGESMETPLLQDQELLGDSGKPVKLGFLAGLVPREKSQAFERILFRATRGNVFLRQAVVEDPVIDPVSGEKIEKNVFVVFYAGEKAKAKILKICDAFGADRYPFAEELGKQAQMIKEVSGRLSELKTTIDAGSLHRGSLLQTIGAQFEQWNLLVRKEKSVYHTLNMLSLDVTKKCLVAEGWSPIFATKQIQDALERAAIDSNSQVGTIFQVLQTREMPPTYFRTNKVTSSFQGIIDSYGVAKYQEANPTVYTIVTFPFLFAVMFGDWGHGICLLLAALYFIIREKKLSSQKLDDITEMTFGGRYVIMLMALFSIYTGLIYNEFFSVPFELFGPSAYACHDLSCSDATTSGLVKVRHTYPFGVDPVWHGTRSELPFLNSLKMKMSILLGVAQMNLGIIMSYCNALFFRNNVNVWFQFIPQMIFLNALFGYLSLLIIVKWCTGSQADLYHIMIYMFLSPADDLGENQLFVGQKYLQMTLLLLALVAVPWMLLPKPFILKIQHQARHGDESYTALQTTEESLQVESNHDSHGHEEFEFSEVFVHQLIHTIEFVLGAVSNTASYLRLWALSLAHSELSSVFYEKVLVLAWGYNNVIILIVGIVVFVFATVGVLLVMETLSAFLHALRLHWVEFQNKFYEGDGYKFHPFSFALLDEEEE
- the LOC130969225 gene encoding cysteine protease RD19A, whose amino-acid sequence is MERTTLFLFSLFALLFLFLSPISSEEDGGADDALIRQVVGDGDGDGDAHLLGAEHHFAAFKRRFGKVYSTLEEHDYRFAVFKANMHRARRHQRMDPSAVHGVTRFSDMTESEFRKNVLGLRGVRLPSDANKAPILPTADLPSDFDWRDHGAVTPVKNQGSCGSCWSFSATGALEGAHYLATGELVSLSEQQLVDCDHECDPDQPGSCDKGCNGGLMNSAFEYILKSGGIMREEDYPYKGSDRGTCKFNKTMIAASVANFSVVSLDEDQIAANLVKNGPLAVAINAVFMQTYIGGVSCPYICSKRLDHGVLLVGYGSGGYSLIRMKEKPYWIIKNSWGENWGENGYYKICRGRNICGVDSLVSTVAAVHTTAH